The genomic window ATATATGGTGAGTTTTAATAAAGATTTTAAAAATGGTAAGAAGATATATTTATCAATTAATTATAGAAGTAAACTAAATATAGTAGAATCATCTAAAAAGGTTATAGAATATAACTCAAAGAGAAATAAAAAAGAGATTATATCATTTAAAGAAAACATTGGATTGATAAAATATATAAGACCTTATGATGAAACTGAACAAGGAGAACAAATTGCTTCAGTAATAGAAAAAAGCAATGACAGAGTTGAAGAAAATTCAATTTTATACAGAACTAATATGGAGGCTAGAAGTATAATTGATATTTTTACTAGAAAAAGGATTCCATTCGTACTTTTAGACAAAGGATATAACTTTTTTGATCATTTCATATGTAAGGATATATTAAGTTATTTAAAACTAGCTATTAATTTAAATGATAAAGAAAGCTTTCTTAATATTATAAATAAACCATTTAGATATATAAGTAAAGATACTATATCATATATAAAATCCTCTTATGAATATAAGAATTCTTTTGATTTAATTATAGAAAAGAAAGATACTCCACCATATCAAGCAAAAAAGGTAGATGACTTAAGAAGGGATATTCAGTATTTAAGTAAGGTATCTTTGGGAAGTGCAATTCAAATTGTAATTTCAGAGCTTGGATATATCAACTATTTGAGAGAATATAGTGAGAGATATAATCAAAGTATTAGCGATTTGGAAGATATTTTGGAGGAATTTAAAAGTGCCGCCAAAGGATTTAAAACTATTATTGAACTATTAAATCATGTTGAGAAAGTTAAGGATCGAATAGAGGAAAGTAAGACAGAACAAAAGGGAGTGATACTTAGTACGATACATGGCGTAAAAGGAATGGAATTTAAAAATGTATTCATTATAAATTGTAATGAAGAAACAATACCACATAAATCGTCTATTGAAGAAAATATAGAGGAAGAAAGACGTTTATTTTATGTTGGAATAACAAGGGCAATAGATAACTTATATTTATATTCACCAAAAACAATAAGAGGTAAATTTAAAGATAGGTCTAGATTTATAAAAGAAGGGGAGTTTTCAAGTGAAAGCAAAGTAGAAAACTATGGCATAAATTTAGGTGATAGCATTTATCATAGAGCTTATGGTGAAGGTAAAGTTTTAGAGGTAAATGGCGATATTATAAGGATAGATTTTGGAGATTTTATTTCTAGGAGCTTTTCTTTAAAAGTATTAATGGAAAGTAATCTAATAATAATACTTAATTAATATTATTATTAAAAAAATAATTAATAAAGAGGTTATTGTTATGAAAAATATAAATATTAATAATATTAAATTTGCATTGGATATAGGAACACGTTCTATGATAGGAACAGTTTTAGAAGCTAAAGATGGCAAATTTCATGTTATATCTGAGAAGTACTTAGAACATGAAGAAAGAGCTATGGTAGATGGTCAAATTCATGATATAGATTTAGTTGCTAGAGGAGTATTTAAAATAGTATCTAGTTTAGAAGATGAGCTTAATATAAAGTTAAAGTCTGTATCAATTGCAGCAGCAGGAAGATTTTTAAAAACTGTAGATAGTAAAGGAGAAATGGTTGTAGATTCAGAAGAGGAAATAACAAATGATACTATAAGAAATTTAGAATTAATAGCTGTGAAGGATGCTGAAGAAAAAATAAATACAACTACAGATGGTAAGCTTTATTGTGTTGGCTATTCTGTATCAAGCTATTATTTAAATGGATTTGTTATTTCTAATCTTAGTGGACATAAAGGAGAAAATATTGCTGTAGATGTAATATCAACTTTCCTGCCAAGATCAGTTGTGGATTCTTTATATAGTGTTATGAAAAAGGTTGGTCTTACAGTAGAAAATTTAACTTTAGAGCCAATAGCTGCAATGGAAGCAATTATACCTAAAAATTTAAGACTTTTAAATATAGCTTTAGTTGATATAGGAGCAGGGACATCAGATATAGCTATAAGTTCAAAGGAAAAAATTTCTGCTTATGGTATGGTACCACAAGCTGGAGATGAGGTTACTGAAGTTATAGCGCAAGAATGTTTAGTAGATTTTAATTTAGCGGAGGTAATAAAGAAAAAGATAAATGTTGAAGAGGAAATTACATATTTAGATATACTTGGATTAGAAAATACTATTAGAAGTGAAGATTTAAATAAGGTTATAAAGCCTGTAGTTAAAAAAATTGCTGAAAGTATATCAAGTAAGATTATAGAGTTAAATGGGAATAAAACGCCAAGTGCTTTGTTTTTAGTTGGAGGAGGGGCCCACACTCCAGGATTATTAGAAGAAATAACTGAACAGTTGAATATGCCGATTAATAGAGTTGCTATTAAAGATAGAAAGTCTGTTGTTGATTGTGTTAGTAATGATGATTTAGGTTCCGAAGGGGTTACTGTATTAGGAATTGCACTAGTAGCAGCAAAGAATAATGGTAACGACTTTATAGATGTGATTCTAAACAAGACTCCAATAACTATGTTTAATACTAAGGAACATAAAATAATGGATGTACTATTACAAGCTGAAATTAATCCGGTTATGCTTATAGCAAAAAGTGGGAAAAATGTAAAATATACAATTAATGGAACTAAAAGAATAGCTTTTGGAGAAAAGGGAGAAAGCCCTATTATAAAATTAGATGGGAAAATAACAAGTATAGAAAGTAAGGTTTGTGAAGGGTCTAATATAGAAATAGCTTTTGCTAAAAATGGTAGAGATGCAAAACCTAAAATAAAGGAACAAATAAAGACTTTTAATAGTATAAGTATTTATATAGATGAAAATATAATTAATATTGATACAATTGCATTTATAAATGGAAAATTTGTAAGTCTAGAGTCAGAAATAAAAGATGGAGATGAAGTTAAATTAATATTACCAAGAAAAATTGGAGATATAAAAAAATATATAATTAAGAAAGAACTATCTATTTATAAAGATGATAAAGAAGTAAATGATTATTATGAAGTTTCTGATGGAGAAAGATTTTACACTAAAGATATAAGTAAAGTAGAAGATTCAGATAAAACAGAAGTAGTAGAGAAAATAGAAATAGAAGAGAACAATAAAATAGGTATAGTTGTAAATGGAGAGAAAATATTTTTGAAAAAAGATACTGAAAATATGTTTATAAATATATTTAACTATATAGATTTTGATTTAGAGAATGCTAAAGGGATAATAAATCTTAGAATAAATGGTAATGAGGCAAAGTTTACAGATTCTTTAAAAGATGGAGATAAAATAGAGATATTTTGGAGTTAAAGATGTCTATAATAAAAAGGGGGCTTAATTATGGACTATTTTAAAGAGCAAGTATTAAGTATTAAAAATGAGCTTATATCAATAAGAAGGGATATTCATGAAAATCCAGAGCTTGGAATGGAAGAGTATAGAACATCAAGTAAGATAAAAGAATTTTTAAAAGCAGAAGGTATTGATTTTAGAGAGGTTTCAAAAACTGGAGTTTGTGGAATAATAAAAGGAAATAAAAAAGGTGAGAATTTAAAAACTATAGCATTAAGAGCTGATATTGATGCATTACCAATATTAGATAAAAAGACATGCTCCTATGCATCTAAAGTTAAGGGTAAAATGCATGGTTGTGGTCATGACGCCCATACAACAATACTTTTAGGATGTGCTAAAATTTTAAATAGAAATAGGCATTTATTTAATGGAAATGTAAAATTTTTGTTTGAACCAGCAGAAGAGACTGTAGGTGGAGCAAGGTTTATGATTGATGAAGGTGTTTTAGAAAATCCTAGAGTGGATGCAATTTTAGGTTTACATGTAGAAGAAACTTTAGAGTGTGGTAAGGTAATGGTCAAAAAAGGTGTTGTTAATGCTGCATCAAATCCATTTAAGATATTAATAAAAGGATCAGGTGGACACGGAGCTTATCCACACACAACAGTTGATCCAATAGTAATAGCAAGTACTGTTATTATGTCTCTTCAAACGATAGTTAGTAGAGAAATAGATGCTAATCATCAGGCTGTAGTAACAATTGGATCTATACATGGAGGAACTGCTCAAAATGTAATACCAGAAGAAGTTATAATTAAGGGAATTATAAGAACTATGTATAAAGAAGATAGGGAATATATAAAGAGAAGGATTCAAGAAATAGTAGAAGGAATATGTAATTCATCAAGATCCACATGTAATATAGAAATAGAAGATTCATATCCAAGTCTTTGGAATAATGATTATATGGTGAATTTATTTCAGGACACTTCTAATAAAGTTTTAGGTGAAGAAAATATTGTAGTTCAGAAGAATCCTAAAATGGGAGTTGAAAGTTTTGCATATTTTGCAAATGAGAGGCCAAGTGTTTTTTATTTTCTAGGATCTTTAAATAAAGAAAAAAATATTATATATCCAGCGCATAGTAGCTTATTTGACATTGATGAAGATTGTTTGACTATAGGAGTAACAATGCAATGTGAGTTGGTTCTTCAATATTTGACAAGAAGTGAATTTAATATTAATCTATAACAATGGGGAAAATATAGTTTGAAATAGAAAAAAACACTAGGAGTGATTAGTTTGATAATAGGAATAGGCACGAATGAGGCAGGTCAAAGATTAGATAAGTTTTTAAGAAAATTATTAAAGGATGTTCCTTTAAGTAAGATCTTTAAGGCACTAAGAAAAGGTGACATAAGAGTAAATGGAAAAAAACAAAAGGAAAATTATTCACTACAATTAGACGATATTGTAGAAATAAGATACATTCAAAGTAACAAAGAAAAATCAAAGCCGAAATTTATAAAAGTTGAATCAGGCGGATTAAAAATAACTTATGAGGATGAAAATCTTTTAGTGGTTGAAAAATGGCCAGGTGTTTTAGTTCATCCAGATCAAAAAGGTCATGAAGCAACATTAACAGATTATGTTTTATCATATTTAAATGAAAAAGGTGATTATCTTCCAGAAAGTGAAGTAACATTTACTCCAGCATCATGTAATAGATTAGATAGAAATACTTCCGGTATAGTTATTTTCGGAAAAACTTTTGAAGGCTTAAGGGAATTAAATGAAATAATTAGAGAAGGTAAAGTTGACAAGTACTATAATGCTTTAGTTAAGGGTAAAATTAAAGATGGATTATATAAGGGATATATACTAAAAAATGAAGAAGTTAATATATCAAAAGTATATGACGACAATGTTCCAAACTCAAAGGAAATAGCTATGGAAGTTAAGACTGTACAAACTAATGGAGCATACTCATTATTAGAGATAAATTTAATAACAGGAAGAAGTCATCAAATTAGGGCTCACTTAGCACAACTTGGAACACCTATTATAGGAGATAATAAATACGGAGATAGAAAGTTAAATTCATTTTTCTCAAATAAATTTGGATTAGAGTGTCAATTCTTATATGCATATAAATTAATATTTAGAAATACTGATGGAAAGTTAAGCTATTTAAAGAATAAAACTATAGCAGAAAGTTTGCCACCAATATTTAAAAAGATAAAGAAGGATGTATTCAAATTTTCAATATAGAGTATAAAAGGGGATCAATATGGAAGAGAGAAATGCCGGGAGAGGCTTTTTAATATTATCTATAGCTGGTTTAGTTGGAAAGTTACTTTCAGCTATCTATATGCCGTTTTTAAGAGGGATAATAGGCGTAGAAGGCTATGGTATATACCAAGCAAGTTATGATGTTTTTATATTTATATTTGCAGTAACAAGCTTAGGGACTCAACCTGCTGTTACTAAGGTTGTTACTGAGCTTAGAGCTATTGGTAATCATAAAGATGCATTAAGAGCAATGAAACTTGCAAGAAGATATTTAGCTATAATAGGAACTATAGTTACTATATTATTTATGGTGTTTGCATTTAATATAGCTAATATTGTTAATTCACCTAGATCGGGATTAGCACTTTTTATTTTAGCTCCTACTATTGTGTTATCAGCTATACTATCTTCATATAGAGGATATATACAAGGTATAGAAGATATGAATACCTTAGCTATATCACAAGTTTTAGAGCAAATAATAAATGTAGTGTTAAGTTTACTGTTTGCGTTTTTACTTGCAAAATTCAGTTTAGAATGGGGAAGTGCAGGAGGAACAGTTGGTACATCTATAGGAGCTTTAGTTGCAATAATCTTTATAATATTTATATATGAAAAAAGAAATTATGAAGATGAAGCAATTATTAGTGATGTCTCAACTAAAAGAGTAAGTGATAGGACTATACTAAGAAAACTTATAACATATGGTCTTCCTATAACATTAGTTGCAGGTATGCAAAATGCTGCAGGTATTATAGATGTAATTAATGTTAATGGCAGATTACTATATGCTGGTTTTTCAGCATCAGAGGTAGAAGGTCTATACGGTATACTAGGAAGTTATAAGACATTAATATATGTACCTTTAACAATAGTTACTGCTTTAGGAACAGCTATTTTTCCTAAAATAATTCAAGCTTTTGTAGAGAGAAACAAAAGGGAATTAAAAAAGCAAATGAGTTATTCTTTTAGAATAACTTATATGATAACTATACCAGCTACGTTTGGATTAGCTATTTTAGCAGAACCTATTTATAGATTCTTATTTGGAACATCACAAGGATATGAACTTTTATTGTATGGTTCATGTGTTTTAATATTTATGTCAATAACAACTATTCAAAATACAATACTTCAAGGGATTAATAAATTGTATTTAATATTATTTACTGCAGGATTAGGTATAGTAATAAAATTTGCAGCAAATTACTTTCTTGTTGGAATTAAAGAAATAAACATATTGGGAGCTGTAATAGGTAATTTACTTGCATTTTTAGTTCCCACAATAATTAATCATAGGCAATTAACCAGATTTTTTAAAGTAAAGATTCCGATAATAAAGCAAGCAATAGTTCCATTAATATCATCAATAATTATGTCTTTTGTCATATATGCAATAAAGGTACCTATTATAAGATCTATAGGAATAATTTCT from Clostridium septicum includes these protein-coding regions:
- a CDS encoding ATP-dependent helicase, translated to MKIKLDKFQQKAVYIKEKNVLVVAAPGSGKTTVIINRVNHLVEDLRIRIGNIIVITFTRAAADNMRNRYKNIFNCEKAPFFGTFHGLFYKILLREGYKIEIIDGGISYRIIKNVLSKYSDDVNDDKVKEVLNNISYFKTSLKNMEEYRSTLSKDIFKECFLHYEEYKEKNNLWDFDDLSITVFKLLRDNKNILDKYKGLFKYVLVDEFQDCDDLQISFLKLINDGNELFAVGDEDQCIYSFRGSKPEYMVSFNKDFKNGKKIYLSINYRSKLNIVESSKKVIEYNSKRNKKEIISFKENIGLIKYIRPYDETEQGEQIASVIEKSNDRVEENSILYRTNMEARSIIDIFTRKRIPFVLLDKGYNFFDHFICKDILSYLKLAINLNDKESFLNIINKPFRYISKDTISYIKSSYEYKNSFDLIIEKKDTPPYQAKKVDDLRRDIQYLSKVSLGSAIQIVISELGYINYLREYSERYNQSISDLEDILEEFKSAAKGFKTIIELLNHVEKVKDRIEESKTEQKGVILSTIHGVKGMEFKNVFIINCNEETIPHKSSIEENIEEERRLFYVGITRAIDNLYLYSPKTIRGKFKDRSRFIKEGEFSSESKVENYGINLGDSIYHRAYGEGKVLEVNGDIIRIDFGDFISRSFSLKVLMESNLIIILN
- a CDS encoding cell division protein FtsA translates to MVMKNININNIKFALDIGTRSMIGTVLEAKDGKFHVISEKYLEHEERAMVDGQIHDIDLVARGVFKIVSSLEDELNIKLKSVSIAAAGRFLKTVDSKGEMVVDSEEEITNDTIRNLELIAVKDAEEKINTTTDGKLYCVGYSVSSYYLNGFVISNLSGHKGENIAVDVISTFLPRSVVDSLYSVMKKVGLTVENLTLEPIAAMEAIIPKNLRLLNIALVDIGAGTSDIAISSKEKISAYGMVPQAGDEVTEVIAQECLVDFNLAEVIKKKINVEEEITYLDILGLENTIRSEDLNKVIKPVVKKIAESISSKIIELNGNKTPSALFLVGGGAHTPGLLEEITEQLNMPINRVAIKDRKSVVDCVSNDDLGSEGVTVLGIALVAAKNNGNDFIDVILNKTPITMFNTKEHKIMDVLLQAEINPVMLIAKSGKNVKYTINGTKRIAFGEKGESPIIKLDGKITSIESKVCEGSNIEIAFAKNGRDAKPKIKEQIKTFNSISIYIDENIINIDTIAFINGKFVSLESEIKDGDEVKLILPRKIGDIKKYIIKKELSIYKDDKEVNDYYEVSDGERFYTKDISKVEDSDKTEVVEKIEIEENNKIGIVVNGEKIFLKKDTENMFINIFNYIDFDLENAKGIINLRINGNEAKFTDSLKDGDKIEIFWS
- a CDS encoding M20 metallopeptidase family protein translates to MDYFKEQVLSIKNELISIRRDIHENPELGMEEYRTSSKIKEFLKAEGIDFREVSKTGVCGIIKGNKKGENLKTIALRADIDALPILDKKTCSYASKVKGKMHGCGHDAHTTILLGCAKILNRNRHLFNGNVKFLFEPAEETVGGARFMIDEGVLENPRVDAILGLHVEETLECGKVMVKKGVVNAASNPFKILIKGSGGHGAYPHTTVDPIVIASTVIMSLQTIVSREIDANHQAVVTIGSIHGGTAQNVIPEEVIIKGIIRTMYKEDREYIKRRIQEIVEGICNSSRSTCNIEIEDSYPSLWNNDYMVNLFQDTSNKVLGEENIVVQKNPKMGVESFAYFANERPSVFYFLGSLNKEKNIIYPAHSSLFDIDEDCLTIGVTMQCELVLQYLTRSEFNINL
- a CDS encoding RluA family pseudouridine synthase; translation: MIIGIGTNEAGQRLDKFLRKLLKDVPLSKIFKALRKGDIRVNGKKQKENYSLQLDDIVEIRYIQSNKEKSKPKFIKVESGGLKITYEDENLLVVEKWPGVLVHPDQKGHEATLTDYVLSYLNEKGDYLPESEVTFTPASCNRLDRNTSGIVIFGKTFEGLRELNEIIREGKVDKYYNALVKGKIKDGLYKGYILKNEEVNISKVYDDNVPNSKEIAMEVKTVQTNGAYSLLEINLITGRSHQIRAHLAQLGTPIIGDNKYGDRKLNSFFSNKFGLECQFLYAYKLIFRNTDGKLSYLKNKTIAESLPPIFKKIKKDVFKFSI
- a CDS encoding putative polysaccharide biosynthesis protein, which translates into the protein MEERNAGRGFLILSIAGLVGKLLSAIYMPFLRGIIGVEGYGIYQASYDVFIFIFAVTSLGTQPAVTKVVTELRAIGNHKDALRAMKLARRYLAIIGTIVTILFMVFAFNIANIVNSPRSGLALFILAPTIVLSAILSSYRGYIQGIEDMNTLAISQVLEQIINVVLSLLFAFLLAKFSLEWGSAGGTVGTSIGALVAIIFIIFIYEKRNYEDEAIISDVSTKRVSDRTILRKLITYGLPITLVAGMQNAAGIIDVINVNGRLLYAGFSASEVEGLYGILGSYKTLIYVPLTIVTALGTAIFPKIIQAFVERNKRELKKQMSYSFRITYMITIPATFGLAILAEPIYRFLFGTSQGYELLLYGSCVLIFMSITTIQNTILQGINKLYLILFTAGLGIVIKFAANYFLVGIKEINILGAVIGNLLAFLVPTIINHRQLTRFFKVKIPIIKQAIVPLISSIIMSFVIYAIKVPIIRSIGIISVGTLATRILIGLATFLLVSIGGIVYLYIMVYFGGIRKKDLDMISPKLYKFMPRSIRRQLI